AGAGCAAGGGACAGTTACATCTTTACTCGAAGAAAATGGAACCATCAAAGGAGTGAACTACAAAACTAAAAGTGGAGAAGTGTTCACGGCAAAGGCTCCTCTCACCATAGTATGTGATGGTTGTTTTTCCAACTTGCGACGTTCTCTTTGTGATCCTAAGGTAAAAACAAATTGAGAATTTtaagatttatatttctatACTAATTTTGTGTTATACTGTTTCTGTGTTGCTTAATATATGTACTAATTATTTGTGCAGGTCGAAGTTCCCTCTCATTTTGTTGGATTGGTGTTGGAGAATTGTAATCTTCCATATGCAAACCATGGACATGTTATCTTGGGAGATCCTTCACCAATTTTGTTTTACCCTATAAGTAGTACCGAGATTCGATGTTTGGTTGATGTGCCCGGCCAAAAACTACCTTCCCTTGGTAATGGTGACATGGCACATTATTTGAAAACAGTGGTAGCTCCTCAGGTATTTGAACCGCGTTAACCGTTTAAACTGTTATCAAAATTTGATGTCAAATGTGTTTGTGAAAATAATGTAACTCAATTCGTTTATGCTTCATATCGCGTCTACTAATTGACGGAATTATATGTTCAGGTTCCTCCAGAGTTGTATGCTTCTTTTATAGCAACAATTGATAAAGGAAACATAAGAAGCATGCCAAATAAAAGCATGCCTGCCTCACCTTATCCCACACCCGGAGCGCTATTGATGGGAGACGCCTTCAATATGCGTCACCCTTTAACTGGAGGAGGAATGACCGTGGCTTTGTCTGACATTGTTGTGCTCAGGAATCTACTTAAGCCTCTACATAATCTGCATGATGCTTCTGCTCTTTGCAATTACCTCGAGTCATTCTACACTCTAAGAAAggtaaagtatatattataaatatcgTTGAGCCTTGAtatatagtagtagtagtagtagtaatagtACTTAGCGTAATGCTAAACTAACTAGTAACGAAAACTTAGTGAATTTGTTTGATTGTATTTGCAGCCGGTGGCATCTACAATAAACACGTTAGCAGGTGCATTATACAAAGTGTTTTGTGCATCTCCTGATCCAGCTAGCATTGAAATGCGCCAAGCatgttttgattatttgagcCTTGGAGGCGTTTTCTCAAATGGACCAATAGCTCTACTCTCCGGTCTAAATCCTCGTCCACTGAGCTTGGTTCTCCATTTCTTCGCAGTGGCAATATACGGTGTTGGCCGCCTGTTGATACCATTTCCTTCTCCTAAAAGAATGTGGATCGGAGCTAGATTGATTTCCGTGAGTACTTTTCAATTTGATCTCCTTTTTGGCTTAAACATATTAACTAAGCGCCAATAAGTGCTCGAGTAAATGTGGTTAAATTGTTTTCGCATAAGATGAAAGCAGTTTTCATAAACAAATCCACAATTACCCctataatatttcaatttcaaacaccattttttatcatttgcCACCACAATCTTAtcaaattctaatatttttctttttttttccatgaTATTTTAGGGTGCATCAGGTATAATTTTTCCTATTATCAAAGCTGAAGGAGTGAGACAAATGTTTTTTCCAGCAAGTGTGCCAGCATATTACAGAATGCCTCCTGTCCATTAACATATTGTATGGAGCATATCTACATGTGTCCCACTTATTGCCAAAACGGTTGAGAGGATGGAGTCTGTTCTATAATTAGGAAAATGATGTGCAACTGCAATCTGTATTATTGTACTATATAATTTTTGAAGGATTGTTTTTGAATATTGGACATAAGAAATTACAAAACTAAATTGAAAAAATGTTATGATTTATCTTCATTGTAAGTTCaggattttctttttctgtgtTACTAGTATATAGCAATGTAGTAAGCATCTCAGTTATATGAGATAACAATGAATTCTTGTCTCTTTCATCTATTTGGGTGTATACAGTATATAATATTTAGAATTGATTGTCATCTCGTAACCGATATGAGACTTTTAACACACACCATCGCGCCTAACGGCTAACATATTGAACTTGATGCGTGGATATAACACATACAGAGAGACAACATCACATGATATATGTAGTCTACAAAGGTATGAAATGTGTAGACTTGGTCAACCAATTTATGATCAACCACACAAAATTATAACTTTATAATCCCACACATTATCTACTATATTCACCATGTCCCTTGAACATGCATGCATCCTAGattgaattaaattaattaatgactCCATGAATTCAAAAATATTCATACTAAAccattaaatttatttgtttttcctcATGTTCGAATACAAACCAGACTTCTATTGATTTCAGTATCACTTCACATTATTCATAATCTATAAAAAAACCAAGTCATTTATATCTTATTATTACATGTGAAAAATTTTATGCTTACTTGTGGAcagtttatgtatttttttttgtcaaacaataaaaatttcacccttaaggtggataagtggaatgatcggagttcgaatcccgattccctatatatatataatgcaatgtcatTGTCAACTCAATTAAACTCTATGTATTTGTTTTAATAGTGtacaaaaaatatacaattttttgtcaATGATAACTTATAGCAGAAGGATGTGAGTTGAACTCAAAAAAAAACACCCACATAACATAATGACCCAGTTGATATCTAACTGCATGTAAGTTCAATATTAATTATTTCGTTTTTCTTAGATTTCCCCTTAATTATTATGGGTAATTTATTCAATAATCAATGGAAAGTAGATAAATAAACaagtttacaaataaaaattaatttattgttaCTCAtgtaactaatttttatttttattagtcgTTGGATAAATTATCCACAATTTTTAAATGGTAACCTATGTCTTAGTCTCaccatttatttttttcctaaaaaacaaacaaaatcgaCCGATTACACTCTCAAACGGATTAGTCAAaacatacataatttttttttatcaaccgACAATTAATGTCACCTATTATTAGGTTGAAGAACATCTTCACACCTGGATTCGAACTTAAAACCTAGCAAGTATGTGCGAGTTTTAGTGATGTCTATCACTCATTTCTTCTGcgtattaataaataaattagatttCCAAAATTTTACTTGAACAAAAAATGCCTATGCTTTTTAAATTACAAAATGACGATAGTGCCCCTTTGTGACCAAACGAATACCCACCATatcccctctctctctctctctctctctctctctccattggatctcactctctctctctctctcaacacTTTCTTCCTCCTCGCTTCTTCAGGTAACCAACTGcttctctctttcttctctttcGTTGCACACAAAACTACCTTTGTTTTCATTTCCAATCATCAATTCAATCCTCttgttaatattaaataaaatctccattttcattcattttcttaTTTACTTATTCTTCTGGGTTTCTTGAGCTATTTATTCTTTTGTagataaatttataataatttatatgtaaTTGTTGGAAcacttgtttttatttattcactttGTTCATTTTCTGCTGCAACATGGCATTTTCACTTTAAGTTTCTAATTCTACTCAAGAGTGAGTATCATGTCCTCTATTTTATTTCTGATtagaaataattaaacactAACATGCAGGGTTGAGAATTTTATGTTTGCttacttaaaaattaaaatcaatatcCATGTTGcatttatttcttattttaaataaatatgtgaagGTAAATAAATGCTAGTATAGGAAAGATTTGGTGGAATCATTGGTCAGACAGACTTTACTTAACTCCCGGTCGAACTCTGAATCGCTGGACCCCCCGTCCCCTTGCAATAGAAGGGttaagacaaaaacaaaagaaaaattaatgcATTAACGGCGAAATAGGTAAAATGTCGATTAAGAAACAAGATATTGACAAAGCTTTTGCATAAGCATTTGGTTGGAAGAGCTTGCAAAAAATAGTTTGTCATATGCCCATAAACtgattttaacttattttccTACGTTACTTCAAATATATAGCTTATTGTAATAAAATGTTTTCAGGTTATGCAGAGTTACCATCATTTCCTCCTTTAtcataaaatagtttatacatcATAAGTGGTTAGTCGATGATAAGTGCTAAATTAGTTGTGTATCCATATGTTCTCATTACCGCATGCAAGTTGTGACATTGTTTAGGTATTTTGGACTTATCATTAGAAGCAATGGAGATGTAAATCATTAGATCCAATCCAAGTTGGTGATGAAATGATGGAATGCTCTATGTGTTATTTCAATTTGTGATGAATTAATAGTGCCTAAGTTTTTTTAATGTTGAGCAAGAAGTGTAAGTATTATGGAATCGAGAATATTGTATTGGATGAGAGGTTATATAAGAAAAGATAAAATCAAGAATAAATGCACATATAGAGGGCTAAATTATGTTCTGACAAACCTATCCATGTATGTGTGCACGTTATCCTTGTATATCTATATGGTTTTGCTTGCTTGATGTTCTTTAGCTTCTCTGTTTTCAGAAACCATTGCCTTCTGATATGTTAATATGTGTTTTTTGCAAATTATTGCAGGTTGTTTTATTGAGGAATCTTTTAAGCTGTTTTGTAATATATGATAGTGAAGATGGCGCTGCTACTAGTTTATTACAGGTTTGAGTTGTTGATTATTACCGCATAAAAGTTAGAACTAAAAACTAGATAAGTCAATCTTGACTGTATGGAAGACTACAATTTTGTTGTTGGTCAAATATTCCCTGATGTGAAGGCATTTCGTAATGCTATTAAAGAAGCTGCTATTGCACAACATTTTGAGCTTCGTATTATTAAAAGTGACTTGATTCGATACTTTGCTAAGTGTGCCTCTGATGGCTGTCCATGGCGGATTCGTGCTGTCAAGCTCCCAAATGCCTCGACATTTATCATAAGAAGTCTTGAAGGGACACATACTTGTGGGAGAAATGCACTCAATGGACACCACCAGGCTTCTGTTGATTGGATTGTGAGTTTTATAGAAGAAAGATTACGGGATAACATCAATTATAAACCAAAAGATATTTTACATGACATTCATAAGCAATATGGTATAACTATACCATATAAGCAAGCTTGGCGTGCAAAGGAACGGGGCCTTGCAGCAATATATGGCTCTTCTGAAGAAGGATTTTACCTACTTCCTTCATACTGtgaagaaataaagaaaacaaatccCGGAAGTGTTGCAGAGGTGTTTACCACTGGTGCAGATAACCGTTTTCAGAGactttttgtttccttttatgCATCAATTCATGGCTTTGTTAATGGTTGTTTTCCCATTGTTTCTCTTGGTGGAATCCAGCTGAAAAGCAAATACCTTAGCACATTCCTTTCAGCAACTTCTTTTGATGCTGATGGTGGGTTGTTTCCACTTGCTTTCGCTGTTGTCGATGTAGAAAATGATGAAAGCTGGACATGGTTCCTGTCTGAGTTGCATAAGGCACTAGAGGTGAATATTGAGTGCAATccagaaattatatttttatcagATGGGCAAAAGGGTATTGTGGATGCAATAAGAAGGAAGTTCCCAAAATCTTCCCATGCATTCTGCATGCGCCACTTAAGTGAATGCATTAGCAAAGAATTCAAGAACGCTAGGCTTATCCATCTTCTATGGAAGGCTGCATATGCTACTACAATTACTGCATTCAAAGAAAAAATGGCTCAAATAGAAGAAGCCTCTCCCGAAGCCACCAAATGGTTACAGCAATTTCCTCCTTCCCAGTGGGCCCTAGTATATTTTGAAGGGACAAGATATGGTCATTTATCTTCTAATATCGAGGAGTTCAATAAATGGATTCTTGATGCCCGGGAATTGCCAATTATCCAGGTAATTGAGCGGATTCATGGCAATCTTACAACTGTGTTTGACGACAGGCGTTTGAAAAGCAGTTCATGGTGTTCTGTGCTTGCTCCATCTGCTGAGAGGCGAATGGTTGAAGCCGTTAATTACGCATCCACATATCAAGTGCTTAGATCGGATGAGGTAGAGTTCGAGGTTATTTCAGCCGATCGATCCGATATTGTAAATATTGGCAGCCGTAGCTGCTCCTGTCGTGATTGGCAGCTATATGGGATACCGTGTTCCCATGCCATTGCTGCTCTTATCTCATGCCGTAAGGATGTCTATGCATATACTGCAAAGTGTTTTACTGTTGCAAGTTACAGGGATACCTATGCAGAGGAATTACACCCTGTCCCAAGAAAACTTGAATGGAGGAGAACAGATGAATCTGTTTTGGATAATGATATCGCAGTTGTGCGGCCACCAAAATTTCGCCGACCTCCAGGGCGCCCGGAAAATAAACGAATTTGTGTGGAGGACCATAATCGCGACAAACATACAGTGCATTGTAGTCGCTGCAATCAAACTGGACATTACAAGACAACATGCAAAGCAGAGATGATTAATAGTATAGAACAGTTTTAGTTTTCTGGTTTTGTACTGTAGTAATTTAACTAAAGATAAAGTCAACTAAATAGTATCTAGAAACCCAATGCTTAGGACACACATGTTATTCAGATAATGGAAGATATGTATAAATCGCTGTATTAAATCCGCTGGTGTAATAGAAATGAAGTTTTTGACATTAGTAGGCTTGTAATTGTAAGCTACTGAAGAGTGCGTGAACTTCGAAGCATGGATTTAGTATTTAGTGAAGTTGAAAAATAATCCTACCACGCAATGCATGTAGTTCCTCATGGATATTCCTATGGGAAAGCCATGCTTCACAAGCCAATCTGCACAACTATTATCTTTCCTAAGGGAATGAGTAAAAGATAGAGTCCAAGAAGAAGCCATAAAAGATCTAATATGATAGATGGTAGGCACTAGGCACATTCGATACCATTACTGGCGTTGATTTAGAGTTAAATTCACATACAACCACCCGGTGGCCGCAGCACCAAGTGAAATCCAAACCTTAAGCAACCACATGTAATTCAGCATTTAGATTACTTGTATGACCACAATTACTTGAAAAGCTAATAAGCCAACTCCCACGAGAATTTCGAATAAGACCTCCATATCTCAAGGGACTTGGATTGCCAAAAGAACTACCATCCACATTTAATTTAACAACCTCTCTTGCATGGGAGGAATACAAATAAGTTGTATATGGAATATTGTACAAACAACATTCTCTCAATATTCTCCAGATAGAAGATCAATATTGTATTCACCACTTCTCCAAGAGAGAATACATTTTTATCAtggtcaattttattttccatttttcccTCAAAATAATGCATGATTTCTTAACATAAACATAACCGTTTCAATTAAGGAAGACCTGCAAGCCTTTTAACAGAAAATTGTTCACCCATGTTGAATTGCTACATTTTCCATATAAGCATACAAGACACATTTAACATCATCTAAGATGTGTTGCATCAGATTCGAGGTGCGTGATACAATGATAAAAATGGTACCAGACTAAACAAACGCCGCTATTCAGTCTCTACAACATAGTCTTAATTCTAaagaaaattattcaaaacacaGCACCAACACAGGTCATAGAAAGCTCAATCAATGCTAATCCAAGAGAATACGGCTTGAAACCAATTGAAATATTCTAAATTTCATCACTTGTATAGCTGCTTGAATCTTCTGCAGGCCTCCAAGACATTTTCCCTGTGACCAAAGGCACTAACCCTGACAAAACCTTCACCACCGGGTCCAAAACCACTGCCAGGAGTTGTAACCACATGTGTCTTCTCAAGAATCTCACTGAATACATCCCATGAATTTTGGCCTGGGAAGTGGACCCACACGTACGGTGCACTTTTCCCTCCATACACTTTAAACCCGAGAGAATCAAATGTGTCGACTATTATGTTAGTATTTTCTTTGTAGAATCCAATAACCCCGCGCATAGCCTGCATTCAAATGCAGCAAGACTATTATGTAACTTGTTCTTTGAAAATGCatgtcaaataaattttttcttctgTAACAGCGTTTTATGGAAATGTAGTTTCTGTTTCAGaaactttattaataataaaacaaaagaaccaACCTTAAGGCCTTCTGGTGAAAGGCAGGCAAGACCACCAGCCTGGGAAATATTTGATGCACCATTGAAACAAGTAGATACGATACGGTTGAAGTCCTTGGCAACGGGAAATCCATCAGAAAACAGTAACTGCTTTGGAACCACAGTCCAACCCAGTCGAACTCCAGTGAACCCAGCATACTTGCTAAATGATGAAGTTTCAATGGCAACCTGCAAAAGGCTATAAGATGTCATACACATTCATGTTTTAGGGAATTCATCAAACTTCAAGAGCAGATTACTGAGACTAATTATCATAGGAAAAAAGACCAGCAATCCCCTGGATGGTAATTTCAGTCTATGTCATCATTTCGTTGTTTTTGTTACGAAAATTTCCATATTGGTAAAACAAAGATTAATCATCCAAACTATctagaaaattataaataacttgTATAAGCAAGTCGACAAACTGTTTACAAATTATTCAGTTGCTGACAAATAGCACACTCAAAGATAGCTTTGAAAAGCTAGTCCTCCTAAACTATTTCTTATAACAAAGTATCCGGGGAAGCTAAAACTAGAAGTAAAAAGTTTGACATGGCATTATTGTATCAGCTAGGTCAAAGCTAGTCATGTAAGAAACATAATTTTTGGTGAACTATCAGAATAACTTAATCCAGAAGACATGAGACTTGTTGCAAAATAAATTGAAGTATAATGACACACACAAGTTAATTTGAAGTTCTAGCACAAGCCACTTGTCATTAGGTTGAAAGGAAATAACTTCTAATCAAGAAGAATCCACCGGATAGATtccattaaaattaaatacatatGATAAGTACATCAATTAAGAACTTGAGAGACTCTTTGGGAGAACTTATAAGAACAGCTTATGACATtcccataagttgttttcagcttattccTATAAGCTCTCcagaatagcttatgaaaacaacttatatgaaaatactttgtattttatcttttcttatAGAATTCACTTATATATAAGCACATGATACGAGTTTATgctataagcgcttaattaagaTGTTTATCCAAAAATGACTTAAATGCTAGGAATAATATTATAGACTGACTACTGACCTCTTTGGCTCCAGGAATTTCAAAGATGGAGCGTGGGTTGTCGCCAGAAATATACATAGCATACGCTGAGTCATATACTATTATAGATCCATTGTCCTTAGCAAACCGAACTAGTTGGACCAGTTGCTCCCTTGTTGCTGCAGCACCAGTAGGATTGTTTGGAGAACAGAAAAATATGATATCTGGTCGAGAAAGAGATGACAAATCAGGGAAGAAACCATTTTCTGGATTACACCTCATGTACTCAATGTTTGCAAACTTCTGAACGTCCTTCTGGTATAGACCAGTTTGGCCCATAATTACACTTGAGTCTACATAGGCCTGCATATAAAAGTTCCGTTATTAACAGAGAAGCTACAAGAACCACGACCACCATTTTTGGCGTATATAGAAACATAATTGAATCCTTAAGCAACTAATTAAAGGATAATTGTAAATAACACATAGATGTGAATTACCGGGTATGATGGATCCTGCACAGCCATTTTCACATTTGAACCAAAGACAATCTGccacaaaatgaaaataaaagaaagaattagTTACATTAACAAAGAAGGGCATTTGAAATCAAATGATAACGGTAAGTGACCCAGGAGAAGAACACAATGAGTAAAGCAGGTGATTCAAAAAAGACAGaatctatttaaaaaatacaaaatgaacCTGGAGACGAGATATATCACACTTTGCTCCATCTGAGACAAATATATCATCATCTTCGATGCCAAGATCAGGGTAAAATGTTGAAGCAATTGCACTTCTTAATGGCTGCATAAATTAGGGAAGTCTCTCAATCTTCCAAGCATCATAAACTTATGTAAAAAGGAAGCAGCAAACCATAAAATGATATAGATAGCTACAAGTGTTGCTCAAAACCGACACTAACAtggaaaaatttaaaagtcaaatttgataaataaacTTTCAGCGAGGTTGGAAAACTGTATAACTAGCATCAACAATTTAGTTTAACATGTGAGGGAGAACAGTAGTAGACTGTGGTGTGGAAGTATACGAGAAAGGAAAATGGACAAAAGATGCAAAACCTCTCAAAGATATCAAAATGACATACCTTTTCACCTTGTTCAGCTCCATAACCACTATATCCTTCTAGGGTTGATAGTGCATGTGATTTCTGAATAAAcgaacaaacaaaacattttcatATGCTTAGTTAACAACAGGTGAAGCAATAGAATCATTTAATTGAATTGATAAAGTAGTATTTCCAGTTAACAATTCTTCACACACCCCTACACAATATTACATCCTTACGATCAATAAAAGACAAGCTTAAACAGGAGCAACTAGAAACACAAAGTTCTTAAGGGAAAAGAATCAAGGCATCGGATGTGGTACTATAATAAAATTCAGCAATAATCAATCAATAATCACTGAGTTCCAACTTTAACAGACAAAATATAACAGAATATATTCTTATGTCGAAAATGCAAACATTGAAAGATACGTCAGCTTCACTAACACAAAAGTTCTACCTTTGCCAATGCAGAAGTTATGACTTCAGGAATGGGTTCAGTAGTATCACCAATCCCAAGGCTTATGATTTTCGCATCAGGGTACTTCAGCAAGTGTGCAGACCTTCTTCTAGCaatctattttttttgcaataaaaTGGCAAGGCAAAGCAAAACAAGGTCAATGAAGAAGAACGAAGAAATTAACCAAAGAGAAAGACCAAAAACATAGATCAAAAAGTATCACATACCTCAGGAAAGAGATAACCAGCTTGAAGTTTACCTATGTTTTCATTGCGAGAGACCTTTGTCTTGTAGGcttcaaaacaaaaagagaataagaaaaaaacaatgcAACTTCCTAAAAAATTAGATCTATATATAATTCAATAGATCAACTAACATACTGTTTTTCAAGACTAATAAACCACTACAGCAGCCCTTTCAACACACAATGAACTACATAATCAAACACCCCGGAAACGGCTATCAACCCAAAATATCATTTGATGAACTTGCCAACTAAAAaactttcaaaaaaatgaaaaaaaagaaccAATAACTATAGCTATTGCCTATTAGATCAGCTAAAAGTCAACCACTTCCCCTCACAGAAGCATATCAACCGagtttgttacagattaaaaaaaatgatttccatcaaaatattcaaaatcagaatattcaaaatcacttttttacaAAGTCACTTTTTAAAATCAGAATATTCATAGAAGCTATTTTACATTTGTTCACCATAttgaaaatcacttttataaaaAGCCATAAGTCAAAATGATTGTGAAACTGCTCAAAACATAATATTGTTGAATCAGAATATtcaaaatgataataataagattaaagGATAGAGTAGCAAAGCAACCAGTCTCAGCTTCTTGGGGTGTAGCAACGCATTTACAAATGCTAACTCTCTTTGCATTCAATGATACCTGACTCCTGCAGTAACcaaagacaacaaaaaaaaaatcaaatttttaaatggGAAACAGAAAAAAGATACAATTTTGCAATAGTAAAGTGAAAAAACGTTAGTGGGTCGGATCGAAATTTTGATGGGGAAGAAGAAAGAGATAGGAAATGAAATGGGGTTGAAGAAAAAGTACCTGGAATTGAAATTGGATGGAGCTAAGAAaggagaggaagaagaagagattgAAATGGTGAGGTTTTGGGTTATCGACATTTTGGAGTATGCAGAAGATGCGGCTTTGAGTGAAGTATATGGTTCTTTCTTCGTTGTTGTATTGGAATTGGAACAGTATTATTAATGTGATCAaggtttaattatatataaaccCTACCAATTAATCAAAAGGTAATTTGATCAAGTGTGCCGCATCAgagtaaagaaaaataagatttcAGAATTGAGTTGAGAGAGATAGTGCGTGTGACAGTGAAAAATTGAGACGGTAACAAATTGAGTTGGTGAAACGGCGTGcaaaaaattcatgttttacTCGTTTTTAGGTTCACAAGGACCAAATTTTGGGAACGTTTGCAAAAGTTAAACAAAAAGTAAGCATTGAATAGGAAGCacaaaataaactttttaatgtatttgatcattttttgttttctagaTATTTTACGGATAAATGATTACTACATCCATCTTAATACGAGAAAATATACAttagatatattaaaaaattaatatatattttatattatagatcagatacaaTAGTTACTCagtgtattttaaaaattatttttttttaatattaaagaCTGAAAGGAGTAATATTTAAGAGAAACGGTTATCATATGATTtagtgaattttaatttttatttagttgcTTGTCCCACTAATTTGTAAAGTCTTTAGAATAATTTTAAGatcaaattgagaaaaaaataaaataaaatttgtcttattcttttattttttaaacgcACATTTTTTTCTTGGTATATAATTGCGGTTTTATAtgttctaaaataaaataaaaatgcatgcaTTCGCACTACTTTGTTCAcctacccaaaaaaataaactttaaagatgtgttgttttattttttaagttgagTTACATTGACCAGAATGGCACACGTGATCCGTGCGTTGCAGAAGTGGCATTTCTTTTTTACTCAAACTGAATATTTTCAGCTATTGTTAATCTCCAATTCCTAGAAAAATGGGACATAGTAATTTAAAATTCGATAAATAAAATCTGATTAATAAaatctatccaaaaataaaacttaaattcTACCGAACAAGCTCATTAACTAGGTGCCAACATAATTGAAATAACCAAGTTCCTTTTGTCATGCGGTTTCATGCCTTGGTGTTGGTTTAGCTAAAaccagttttttttaaaaaaaagtgccATATAGCACTGCTGTTAATATTATTCTATGTTGACATCAGTTAGCAGAAacacttttatgtttttaaccAAGTATGTGTTGTTAATCTGTTATGCATTTTGTCTTTTTGTCGAATTCATAAAACTTTCTTAGGACTGAACATCAATACTCTTGCGTAATACAAATGCAATCCAAACATGTAGTTATCAACTAGTCTAAAAAAATACACCATTTGCTGGCATGCCTCATTGCCTTAAAGATACATTGATATGCATCTCAAAAAGTAAGTTTTGGCGTACAAGTATTAACAGCTTTTCTCGTCTCTACATTTTCATTACTGATATGTTCCAATCACATCTAAGATCTCTAAACAGCAGTTTTCACCCTAGCCACATTATCTAATTAATTATCTATAAGGTCCAAACAAGAAGAATATGAAAACAGTACGTTTAATGAAAAAGCCGCTGTCATGAGTCTTCAAAATGATGATCTGTTTCATCAAATATCTCC
This portion of the Trifolium pratense cultivar HEN17-A07 linkage group LG3, ARS_RC_1.1, whole genome shotgun sequence genome encodes:
- the LOC123918098 gene encoding uncharacterized protein LOC123918098 → MEDYNFVVGQIFPDVKAFRNAIKEAAIAQHFELRIIKSDLIRYFAKCASDGCPWRIRAVKLPNASTFIIRSLEGTHTCGRNALNGHHQASVDWIVSFIEERLRDNINYKPKDILHDIHKQYGITIPYKQAWRAKERGLAAIYGSSEEGFYLLPSYCEEIKKTNPGSVAEVFTTGADNRFQRLFVSFYASIHGFVNGCFPIVSLGGIQLKSKYLSTFLSATSFDADGGLFPLAFAVVDVENDESWTWFLSELHKALEVNIECNPEIIFLSDGQKGIVDAIRRKFPKSSHAFCMRHLSECISKEFKNARLIHLLWKAAYATTITAFKEKMAQIEEASPEATKWLQQFPPSQWALVYFEGTRYGHLSSNIEEFNKWILDARELPIIQVIERIHGNLTTVFDDRRLKSSSWCSVLAPSAERRMVEAVNYASTYQVLRSDEVEFEVISADRSDIVNIGSRSCSCRDWQLYGIPCSHAIAALISCRKDVYAYTAKCFTVASYRDTYAEELHPVPRKLEWRRTDESVLDNDIAVVRPPKFRRPPGRPENKRICVEDHNRDKHTVHCSRCNQTGHYKTTCKAEMINSIEQF
- the LOC123918096 gene encoding squalene monooxygenase SE1-like, giving the protein MDYQYILGGILLASSLAFVFVLYSFGVKKKVTESGSSSIDDAKISSENGICLQEVEGETDIIIVGAGVAGAALAYTLGNDGRRVHVIERDLSEPDRIVGELLQPGGYLKLLELGLEDCVDEIDAQRVFGYALYKDGKNTKLSYPLENFNSDVSGRSFHNGRFIQRMREKASSLPNVKLEQGTVTSLLEENGTIKGVNYKTKSGEVFTAKAPLTIVCDGCFSNLRRSLCDPKVEVPSHFVGLVLENCNLPYANHGHVILGDPSPILFYPISSTEIRCLVDVPGQKLPSLGNGDMAHYLKTVVAPQVPPELYASFIATIDKGNIRSMPNKSMPASPYPTPGALLMGDAFNMRHPLTGGGMTVALSDIVVLRNLLKPLHNLHDASALCNYLESFYTLRKPVASTINTLAGALYKVFCASPDPASIEMRQACFDYLSLGGVFSNGPIALLSGLNPRPLSLVLHFFAVAIYGVGRLLIPFPSPKRMWIGARLISGASGIIFPIIKAEGVRQMFFPASVPAYYRMPPVH
- the LOC123918099 gene encoding LL-diaminopimelate aminotransferase, chloroplastic, whose amino-acid sequence is MSITQNLTISISSSSSPFLAPSNFNSRSQVSLNAKRVSICKCVATPQEAETAYKTKVSRNENIGKLQAGYLFPEIARRRSAHLLKYPDAKIISLGIGDTTEPIPEVITSALAKKSHALSTLEGYSGYGAEQGEKPLRSAIASTFYPDLGIEDDDIFVSDGAKCDISRLQIVFGSNVKMAVQDPSYPAYVDSSVIMGQTGLYQKDVQKFANIEYMRCNPENGFFPDLSSLSRPDIIFFCSPNNPTGAAATREQLVQLVRFAKDNGSIIVYDSAYAMYISGDNPRSIFEIPGAKEVAIETSSFSKYAGFTGVRLGWTVVPKQLLFSDGFPVAKDFNRIVSTCFNGASNISQAGGLACLSPEGLKAMRGVIGFYKENTNIIVDTFDSLGFKVYGGKSAPYVWVHFPGQNSWDVFSEILEKTHVVTTPGSGFGPGGEGFVRVSAFGHRENVLEACRRFKQLYK